In Zonotrichia albicollis isolate bZonAlb1 chromosome 5, bZonAlb1.hap1, whole genome shotgun sequence, the genomic window CCTACGGGGCGCAGCATGGAGAGCCCCGCGGTGACCTTCACGCTGGCCTACCTGGTGTTCGCCGTGTGCTTCGTGTTCCCGCCCGACGAGGTGCGCTCGGCGGGGCTGACGGTGCAGAGCTTGCTGTCCGCCTGGCTGGGCAGCGAGGACGCGGCCTTCGTGCAGTACCACCTGCGGCGCAGCACCGGCACGCTGCTGGCGCACTCCCTGCTGCCCCTCGGTGAGTGTGCCCCGGCTCCCCTGGAGTGAGCGCCCCGAGCTTTGTAACCAGCGGGCTGCACCGCTGCACATGCACTCACAAAGGAATTGCGGTTTGAGTACGGACTGGGGAGTGCGGGGCtggagggcagtgccagggaaagggacctggggctctgggcaggggaaAGCTGCGGGTgagccagcagggccctggcagccagcagggacatccctgtgctggggacatcAGGCCCAGCATGGCCGGCCGGGCAAGGCAGGGATTGTCCcgctctgctggggctggggcggcCTCGCCtcgagtgctggggcagctctgggtgccacaaGGTAACAAAAACATCAAACTGTCAGAGAGTGCCCAAAGGAGGGCACGGGGAGGGTGAAGGGCCTGCAGGGGAAGCcgtgtgaggagaggctgagggcgctggggctgttcagcctgcaggggacagagaggAGACCTCAGTGCAGTCACAAATTCCTCCTGAGGGGAACAGGAGGGACAGACACCGATCCCTGCtctgtggtggcagtgccagcactgagggatggcctgaagctgtgccaggggaggtttgtgtgggatatcaggaaaaggttctgccccagagggtggctgggccctgcccaggctccccagggcagtgggcacagcaccagcctgatgGAGTTCAAagagtgtttggacaatgctctcatgcacatggtgtgactcctggggtgtcctgtgcagggctcagtgttggacttgatgaccctTGTGAGTTCCTTCCAGTGCATCATCTTCTGTGATTAACCAAGGAATGCAAATTGGCTTCCTTTAGCCATATAATTCTCCTAAAACTTAGTGGCATCTTGCAGGTAATTTTATTCAACAACCGAATTCAGATCACTTTCCTTTAGGTATGTAATTCTGGTAAAAGTCACTGATGCCTAAGAATTTATCTCAGCTTGCTTGAGACAAGAGGCTTGAATTTGAAGTGATCCAGAAATACAATACCTCTCTTGGAGGTGAACTCACTGCTTAGATAACCATATGGTTATGGGGTATCTGCTTTTGCAGgtgcttaatttttttctgaaagtaagttgttttttttttccttttcaggttATTACCTTGGTATGTGCTTTGCTGCACCTGAAAAACATCTTTGTTTTTTCTACCTGGCTTCAAAAGAgtggaaaactttcttcttctttgctgTTCTCCTGCCAGCAATCACCAGTGCCCTGGCATATTACTGGTCACGGAAAGGTTGGAATAATCATCCGCTAGCCCGGACACTCGCTGTTCATGCTCtcccacagtcaggctggaGGACAGTGGCTTCTTCCATCAACACAGAATTCAGGAGAATCGACAAATTTGCTACGGGAGCGCCAGGAGCCAGGGTGATCGTCACGGACACGTGGGTGATTAAAGTGACCACCTACTGTTTGCATGttgcccagcagcaggacatTCACTTGACGGTGACGGACTCCAGACAGCACGAGCTCACGCCAGACTCCAACGTGCCCGTGCAGTTCCTGACCATCCGCGTTGCCAGCATTAATCCCTACGTCAAGGCGTTCGATATCCGGTAAAACAACTGCTGAACCTGTTCTGTTGCTTGTGTGCTGTTTGATGGTGTGAGGGAGCACTTCTGTGACCAATCTGGAGACTCAGCCCTTCCTTTCTGGTCCCTGCCTGGTGttcagtgctgctctgtgtgcacTTCTGCCATGCAATGTAGGGAAGGTTGTTTAGTGCAACACTGAATACACAACGGATAAACAAAGGGATTGGCCTCTTTGATCCATTCTTAGGGAGAGGATTGTGCTGGATGCAGAAGGAAGTAACTAGATAAAATAAGGTGAGAGATGGACAACAGGAATGAAAGGTAGATTTTTTAGTCTTTTAAATTTTGGGTGAGGAGAAATAGCTATTTTGTCTAAAACTGTCTGTTTTTCATCCACGACTTTggatttttctttgtgtttaagGCTCACAATTTCATCACTGCTCAGAAGAGCTCTCACTGAGCTACTGCAAACCAACTGCCCCTaaaacaaggaagaaattttGGTCCCTTTCTGACTTATGTGTTCTCACAGGAGTAAATCATAATAATTGTGAACTGTTAGGGCTTGTTTTGCAAGGGCCCATGCTGTTTATCTCATTGGTCTCTGTGTAACCAGGCTAAAGTACAAGTTCAGCAGAAACTTCTGCGTGCAAAAGTCTTTGTTGTTGTGTTGTTAAAAACCATCTTAGTGCTCCTAAAATTATATTTGAAAAGGTATCTTTTTGCTGTAAATTTGTATGTCAGGAGCATTTATTAGGTAATTAAAAGCATGCAGATCACCAGACTTGTAGGTGTGCAAGTGGGGCAAGCACAAGGAAGGCAAAGAGGTGATTATGGTAGAGATCTAGGTGAACAGAACTCAGAACAAGAGGGTGGTTAAGGTAAGCATGACAATGCAAAGAAAAGAGACTTTATAGACCCGTGACAGTGATGACCAAATTAGTATTAAACAACTAATGATTTTCTTCTGCAAGCACTTCAGTGCCAGAGTACACCACAGCTGAGAAAAACATGAGTTGTTTGACAATTCCTTTTATGGAAAAAATGTCCTAAGCCCAAACTGTATTTTGTGACTAAACAGAATAGCATCAAGAACAGTGTTTAAAAGCTGTTCTAGTAAGATGTCAGTGATAGTAAATCTCTGCTAGAATGTAGCAGAATCGTACAGGGTCATTGTATATATCCAGAATCAAATAGAGTGAGATGTTTCTGGAAGAACAATGCTTTTGTGCAGGTGGGCCACATGTCTCTGCATGTTCGGTGTGAATTGTTCCTCTGGTTATAAATGTCTGATTTGCATGGACAGCATCTGTTAAATGACATTATCCTGTAGCAGTAAAAACTAAGCCAGCCTTGCAttgtgctgggctctgggaaTTCAGAGAGTGGTAGGAAAATGAGGGCAGTCTTCCAGGGACTTCTCCATGAAAGCTGTTTAATGAGTGGAAGCATTCAGTTGGAGAGTTTTGACACTACAGTTCAGAACTCTTAAAAAGGGATGACAGCAGGAATATATCACTGTAGGATCCTGTGTGAGGTCTCAGGTGCCACTTGAGTGCTGTGGACatcatttaaatttaatttacagAAGCAGCTGGTGTGAAACACAGCTTGCTGCAGCCTTAAATCAGCAGTGGTTTGTGACTTTTGTGAAATTTCTGTGATTTAGATTGtatcataaaatcacagaaccTGATAGATTGACATTCCTCTGCTGTTTGTGTAGAACTGTATCACCTTGTGATGTCTGCTGCATGATACAACTAATTTCTCCTAATTAAATTCTCCAAGAGTTTACAATTGAGAATATGGTCTAAGTAAAGAGGCATTAAAAAGGTGACAGAAATGGTGCAAACAGCACTTTGCAGTTAATGCATGATTTACATACCTACATGGCTTTTCTTCATGCTGATTACTtcaaaatccttcatttttgtATGATGTTTTAGCTGATCTCTGACATACCCTGCTGGCAATCTTGCACAGGTATGAATGAGGACAGCATGTTCTGTTGACCAAGTTGTGCCAAAACCAGTAACTAAATAAAtagcagaagaaaacaagaaaacacaattctgtGTACTTATTCTGACGAATAAATGCCAGCTTTTCTGTGGATTCACTTCAGATGTTAACCTCTGCAAGGTATTTGGGTGGATAATCATGGTAACATTTTGCTGCATCTTCTCTTCTTCAGGTTGAACTCCACCGAGTATGGGGAGCTCCGGGAGAAGCTCCGTGCTCCTATCATCAATGCAGCTAATGTTGTGATCCATCAAAGCCTTAgtgatttatttttagaaaCCTTTACATCTCTGGTGGAAATAAAC contains:
- the TMEM129 gene encoding E3 ubiquitin-protein ligase TM129, with translation MESPAVTFTLAYLVFAVCFVFPPDEVRSAGLTVQSLLSAWLGSEDAAFVQYHLRRSTGTLLAHSLLPLGYYLGMCFAAPEKHLCFFYLASKEWKTFFFFAVLLPAITSALAYYWSRKGWNNHPLARTLAVHALPQSGWRTVASSINTEFRRIDKFATGAPGARVIVTDTWVIKVTTYCLHVAQQQDIHLTVTDSRQHELTPDSNVPVQFLTIRVASINPYVKAFDIRLNSTEYGELREKLRAPIINAANVVIHQSLSDLFLETFTSLVEINQTYHVPSAQELEPCIGCMQTIANIKLIKNCQEPNEGECQQCYCRPMWCLTCMGKWFASRQDQQHPETWLSSQVPCPTCRAKFCILDVCLIR